In Cryptomeria japonica chromosome 5, Sugi_1.0, whole genome shotgun sequence, the genomic window AGAACACAATGACATCTGCGACATGCTTAAGGCAATTCATTAATTTCTCAGCCTAATTTCACAGAACCTTTTTATTTCTAAATATCCCCTTTCAGCTTTTTGGTGACCAATAGTAAATCCACTCTTTTGTGAGACAGATGTATTTACTCAGTACGATTCAGCTGTGcatcaattcaattttttttttatatttacttATGGAATAAGATAGAATCATTTGCAGGTCAAATTTTCCTGATCATTTATAAATAAACTTGCAGGATAATCACAATGATTTCGACGACGAGAAACTGTATCGCCATGCAAGATTAGTAACATCTGCAATCATTGCCAAGATCCACACAATTGACTGGACCGTTGAGCTACTCAAAACAGACACTCTCCTCGCTGGCATGCGTGCAAATTGGTATGGTATCTTAATTAAAAACCAGCGCTGAAAACAAACTTAGGAAagattttaaatacaaaaattTCATGAAACCACGTGATCAATTATAAGCATAAAATTTATCTTAAATATCTTCATCATGATAACAGATTATAATCATGTAAAATCTTCGCTCACaattttttccaaaaatatttgGTCTGTTTGATACGAACCATGAAGGCTAGAGAATTATAGATCTATGGTATTGGAATAATTCATATCATAAGAGAAGCTGTATGGATGTGACCAGGTATGGATTGCTAGGTAAAAAGTTGAAGGACAGATTTGGTCATACTGGGAGTTCTATACTAAGCGGTTTTGTCGGAATGCCGAAGCCTGAAAACCATGGTGTTCCATACTCTCTTACAGAGGAATTTGTTAGTGTCTACCGAATGCACAGTTTGATGCCAGATAACATCGTTGTTAGAGACATCCATGGAACTTCCGAGAAGAACAAAACCCCTAAGGTTCTTAAAGAGTAAGTCTATACCAATATTTCAATTTCTTGATGATTATTATATGTTAGAATACATTAAATATCAGTATCAATTTCTTAAATATTTTTAGTTAAAACATGTGAGTAAATAATAATTTTGAACTGGTCATCCTGAATTTATTATTTATGATAGATAGACTCAGTCAGCAATAATCTTATTCAATTCGCTATTTAACATATATAAACAATTTGTTGTTTGAGATATCAGGACCCTGGaaatttagttttgaaatgtttatattaatctattatttattatttattatttaagatAGGTAGATTCTCAATATTAATTTTTatcaatatattaattaaatttattatttagcatatataAGAAAATTATAATTTGAAATTTTAGgattttaaaaaattatctttGATTTCTGATCAATCAAtctatattatataaaaaaattaaaaatctaaactCTAAGACAACATGTATAAGCTCTGACTTAcacaaatataatattttaatttattagcaATTACAAATCCATGAATAGACAAttctattaatatttaaataaaatacaatattcataaaaaaatatagAGGGATTTGGGATCACCCTTTCAGAAATAccaaaaaaaacattaaaacaGAAACACTAACAGCGAGCAACACAATAATATTCAACATATAGCCCATTATAAAAAGAAAATGGGTCAACTTTGAAAGAGACTCATCAGAAACGAACAAAGTTCAACATAAAcgatatcagatttccacaatctattAGGATAATTGCATaatgtttctggatttgattatgTCAaagtttttgcatcaatgtttctgaTCACACTccttgatccatcatcaagatgatacaTGAGAGCAACATATCACAACATATCAAAATTCAACATATCAATTAATTCATGTGAGAAGCCAAACccccttctaattcttcttttttaTCTCTCAAAGCCAACTTTCTGACGTCTCTTTACAAAAGATCTAGCTGGAGTTAAATAGACTGCATTTTTTTGTGATtaatatgatatttatttaatgGCAGAGTGGACTTGAGAAAATTGGTAGGAATCAATGGAGAACGAACATTATCAGAAATTGGGAACGAAAAAATGATTGTATCGATGGGGCATCAAGCTAGTGGAGCCCTAACTCTTTGGAACTACCCTATGTTCATGAGAGACCTTATTGTTCAAGACCCCAATGGCCATGACAGACCTGATCATGTAGATTTGGCTGCTCTTGAGAGTAAGGAATTTCTCTTAATGGCTGAAAAGCTCTACGAATAAATCAATCTGTTTGAAGAGATATACTTATAACTATGCTTATATATTTGATTTTTCTTTACAGTTTATCGTGATCGGGAGAGGAGTGTTTCACGATACAATCAATTCAGAAGAAACATGCTTATGATTCCTATTACAAAGTGGGAAGACCTTACTGATGATAAAGAAGCCATCCAAGTTCTTCGCGAGGTTTATGGTAATGATGTTGAAAATTTAGACTTGCTGGTTGGATTAATGGCAGAGAAAAAGATTAAAGGCTATGCAATCAGTGAAACAGCTTTCTTCATTTTTGTGCTAATGGCATCCAGGTGAACTACTAAtccctttttttgtgtgtgttttctCAACAAAGTTATAAATGCCAATGATATTTAATATTTGTTCAATTAGTGTTCTTGTGGAAATAACTATGCAAATTTACTGCAGACGATTGGAAGCAGATCGTTTCTTCAccagtgattttaatgaggaagtATACACAAAGGAGGGGTTAGCAAGGGTAAACAGTACAGAGAGCTTGAAAGATGTTCTGAATCGTCACTACCCAGAAATGGTGAAGAAATGGGTGAACTCATCCAGTGCATTCTCAGTTTGGAGTGCAAATCCAGAAGCCTTAAACCTTGTACCCCTCTACCTCCGTATTCCTTCATAAGTTCTATTAGGGCATCTGTTGCAGAATGATATAGTCATGAATAAAACATGCCAGCTCCACCTCTGCTGTACAAAACTCTTCCaaattcttcattctttttcttgcTTCAAACGTTATATCTTATTATTTAatcattatttgtttatttaaataaatggGCTCTCCATTGATTGATGTTGCCCAAATGAAGAATGCATGTGTTTTATTATGGTATGTTTGAAATTTGGAGAATCTTAAAGGTCGTTCATTTGTATAtttcataatttattaattatttcttaTATATATAGCATTATCTCCTTGTATCTTTGGTCACTTGTATATAATTTCTAAAGACTTTTTCAAATACATTAGACCATCTAAAATATAAGGGTCAGTCTTAAATCATACACATTAAGCAACCTATTAAGCTTAGAGAACGAGTCAATTgtaaatgtttaacacttttaagcttgGAAATCAAAGCTTAATGTGTCTAATTCAAACCCTCTGAAATAGAAGATGGTCAAGGATGGTGGTTAGAATGTATTGAAATATGACATTGATATTAATAAATTCTAACTACTCTTGATCAtcttatatatattaattatgcaATGGTTGTTCATATTGGCACAATGACTAATAATAGATACAAAGTAAATGGCTAATTTAATAGTCTAatgtatataatataattaattaatatattaatataatgttTATATTTAGAAACTGATATTAATGATTTAAATATTGATATATCAATATACATCCTATTAATttgaataatataaaattatactctcatattaatatattataatttaaattatatattaattatatatagaaAAAATACTATGTAAATTCTTAGTGGATATACTAACATCCTAATGACTAGTATACAATAATAATCTCAACTAAAATAGGTATTATTCGTATTGTGAATGGTAATAGTACTATTGAGCAATTATAATATACTAATACCATCTATATATGATTCTTATCCATTATAACACTATAATGTTAACCTTGATATAATAAATATACCATTCAGTATTATACAGATAATTATATTCCTTAGAACAATATCTCTTTATTTACTGTAATATTATTATTATCCTATTTCTACAATATAAGTATTGATCAGTTTACCATATACAAAAGGATGAATACGGTTCTTTTTCAAGCTTGTGTTTGCCTCATGTCACTTAATTATCTCAAGTCTACAATGAAATATTTATAAATCGGTCACGTTAGTTGTTTGATATTACCTACTCGAGAGCAATTTATGATAACACCTAAGCAATGATGGTGTAAGAATATGggtatatatataaagaaatgaAGATGATCAAAATACTAATATATATTATgggtatatatatttgatgtattaATATATATGAGATGGTTAAGGGAAGTGGTTAGGATGTATTAATA contains:
- the LOC131036507 gene encoding alpha-dioxygenase 1, which translates into the protein MALLRLLQALLPTSKVLDKNLYSVYSRMTFIDKILFLIIHFVDRVYAWHKLPVFLGLAYLEIRRTLHQRYNLLNVGSTPVGVRYNPVDYPYRTADGKYNDPFNQAVGSEDTFFGRNMLPSPQKDEVLRPDPMVVATKLLARRKLVDTDKQFNMLAASWIQFMIHDWVDHVEDTKQGQLTAPQAVAQQCPLKTFKFFESKKVPTGFYDIKEGYLNRRTAWWDGSEVYGNNFEQSKQLRTFNDGKLNLGKDGLLLHSDDGIPISGDVRNSWAGLSVLQALFIKEHNDICDMLKDNHNDFDDEKLYRHARLVTSAIIAKIHTIDWTVELLKTDTLLAGMRANWYGLLGKKLKDRFGHTGSSILSGFVGMPKPENHGVPYSLTEEFVSVYRMHSLMPDNIVVRDIHGTSEKNKTPKVLKEVDLRKLVGINGERTLSEIGNEKMIVSMGHQASGALTLWNYPMFMRDLIVQDPNGHDRPDHVDLAALEIYRDRERSVSRYNQFRRNMLMIPITKWEDLTDDKEAIQVLREVYGNDVENLDLLVGLMAEKKIKGYAISETAFFIFVLMASRRLEADRFFTSDFNEEVYTKEGLARVNSTESLKDVLNRHYPEMVKKWVNSSSAFSVWSANPEALNLVPLYLRIPS